The Brevibacillus brevis genome contains a region encoding:
- the glpT gene encoding glycerol-3-phosphate transporter produces the protein MLKLFKPAPPIDRLPDEQIDSEYKKLRLQVFLGIFIGYAAYYLIRKNFSLAMPYLIKEGFTRSELGFALSAISISYGISKFVMAIFSDRSNPRMFLPAGLILSALISLMMGVVPYFTSSVSIMFVMLFLNGWFQGMGWPPSGRVLVHWFSVSERGNKTAIWNVAHNVGGGLMAPLAVAGVAMFTGLSGNNSSGYEGVFILPALVAIVFAFITYFLIRDTPQSVGLPPIEEYRNDYPNKAKKTFETEFSTKEILFKYVLNNKWVWAIAIANIFVYFVRYGVLDWAPTYLSDEKGFDMSKSSVAYFLYEWAGIPGTLLCGWLSDKLFKGRRGPAGFVFMLGVLIAVLVYWFNPPGNSVVDMICLIAIGFLIYGPVMLIGLQALDFVPKKAAGTAAGLTGLFGYLGGTVTANALMGVIVDASGWDAGFMLLTASCALAALVFALTWNVRGQEVVKNH, from the coding sequence ATGCTCAAGCTGTTTAAGCCTGCACCGCCTATTGACAGATTGCCTGACGAACAAATTGATTCTGAGTATAAAAAGCTCAGGCTTCAGGTGTTTCTCGGAATCTTCATCGGTTATGCGGCGTACTATCTCATCCGCAAAAACTTCTCGCTAGCCATGCCTTATTTGATTAAAGAAGGATTTACAAGATCAGAGCTCGGTTTTGCGTTATCCGCCATTTCGATTTCCTACGGGATCAGCAAGTTTGTAATGGCCATTTTTTCAGACCGAAGCAACCCGCGAATGTTCTTGCCTGCCGGTTTGATTCTTTCTGCACTTATCAGTTTGATGATGGGCGTTGTTCCTTACTTCACTTCATCCGTCTCGATCATGTTTGTGATGCTGTTCCTGAACGGTTGGTTCCAGGGAATGGGCTGGCCTCCATCCGGACGTGTCCTCGTACACTGGTTTAGTGTAAGTGAAAGAGGAAACAAAACAGCTATTTGGAATGTAGCCCATAACGTTGGTGGAGGCTTGATGGCCCCCCTTGCTGTTGCAGGTGTAGCGATGTTCACCGGGCTTTCGGGTAATAACTCTTCCGGGTATGAAGGCGTGTTTATCCTGCCCGCTCTGGTTGCCATTGTCTTTGCATTCATTACGTATTTCTTAATTCGCGATACTCCGCAGTCAGTGGGCCTGCCGCCTATCGAAGAATATCGCAATGACTATCCAAACAAGGCGAAGAAAACGTTTGAAACAGAATTCTCCACAAAAGAAATCCTGTTCAAATATGTATTGAACAACAAATGGGTTTGGGCAATCGCGATTGCCAACATCTTCGTCTACTTCGTCCGTTACGGCGTTCTGGACTGGGCGCCGACCTATTTGAGTGACGAAAAAGGCTTTGATATGAGCAAGTCGAGCGTTGCCTACTTCCTGTACGAATGGGCTGGTATCCCGGGAACGCTCCTGTGCGGCTGGCTGTCCGATAAATTGTTCAAGGGCCGCCGTGGACCCGCAGGGTTTGTCTTTATGCTCGGCGTATTGATCGCTGTTCTGGTCTACTGGTTCAACCCTCCTGGAAATTCCGTGGTCGATATGATTTGCCTGATCGCTATCGGTTTCCTGATTTACGGTCCAGTCATGCTGATTGGTTTGCAAGCCCTTGATTTTGTTCCGAAAAAGGCTGCGGGAACCGCTGCAGGGCTGACGGGTCTGTTTGGTTACCTGGGCGGTACAGTTACAGCGAATGCATTGATGGGGGTTATCGTTGATGCCTCCGGCTGGGATGCAGGATTTATGTTGCTGACGGCTTCGTGCGCATTGGCTGCTCTTGTTTTTGCTCTTACGTGGAATGTGCGAGGGCAAGAAGTAGTTAAAAATCATTAA
- a CDS encoding chitinase yields MYLLRKTGFLVVLSLILIFSIFPQSSHAMTPWTPNTVYNLGDMVTYQGQDYKCTFAHTSLVGWEPPNVPTLWQLQGPSAPDTIPPTSPTNLSEVGISSSSVSLSWSASTDNIAVQEYLVYNGDTLAGTSSTTSYTVTGLQANTTYSFTIQAKDAAGNVSPLSTPITVTTLSKSPTEPVSKRLLIGYWHNFDNGSTVLKLRDVSDKYDVINVAFAEPVGGDHATMGFVPFNASIEEFKSDIALLKSKGKKVLISIGGANGTVELTTETAKQNFIASMTSIIQTYGFDGMDIDLEGSSLSLNAGDTDFRNPTTPKIVNLISATQTITNTFGPSFILTMAPETAYVQGGYASYGGPWGAYLPVIHALRDRMNYIHVQHYNSGALEALDGRTYQQGTADFQVAMAEMLLKGFPIGRNPNNMFPALRENQVAIGLPSAPSAAGGGYTSPADIQKALQYLVKGTSFGGTYKLQNPAGYPQFQGVMTWSINWDAKNNYSFANHVRTSLDSLSQQ; encoded by the coding sequence ATGTATTTGTTGAGAAAAACAGGATTTTTGGTAGTACTATCGCTTATCTTAATCTTTTCGATATTCCCGCAGTCTTCTCACGCCATGACGCCGTGGACTCCCAACACCGTATACAACTTAGGAGACATGGTTACGTATCAAGGGCAAGATTACAAATGTACATTTGCTCATACATCGCTTGTCGGATGGGAACCACCCAACGTACCGACACTGTGGCAACTGCAAGGTCCCTCTGCTCCCGATACCATTCCACCTACGTCTCCCACAAATCTTAGTGAAGTAGGGATATCAAGTAGTTCGGTCAGCTTATCTTGGTCAGCTTCTACGGATAACATAGCTGTTCAGGAGTATCTCGTCTACAACGGAGATACACTCGCTGGTACATCGAGTACAACATCCTATACTGTGACTGGGCTTCAAGCAAATACGACATATTCATTCACGATACAGGCAAAAGATGCCGCAGGCAATGTATCCCCCTTGAGCACCCCAATAACGGTAACAACTTTATCAAAATCCCCAACCGAACCGGTGTCCAAACGACTTTTGATCGGCTACTGGCATAATTTTGACAATGGTTCTACGGTACTCAAGCTAAGAGATGTCTCAGATAAATACGATGTCATCAATGTTGCGTTCGCAGAACCAGTCGGTGGCGATCATGCGACAATGGGATTCGTGCCGTTCAATGCATCCATTGAGGAATTTAAGTCGGATATCGCCTTGTTAAAATCAAAGGGGAAGAAGGTCCTCATCTCGATTGGCGGAGCGAATGGTACAGTCGAGTTGACGACGGAAACTGCCAAACAAAATTTTATTGCCTCGATGACCTCGATCATTCAAACGTATGGTTTTGATGGTATGGATATTGATCTGGAAGGAAGCTCCCTGTCGCTAAATGCGGGGGACACTGATTTTAGAAATCCGACAACGCCTAAAATTGTAAACTTAATCTCAGCGACTCAGACGATCACGAATACATTTGGCCCATCTTTTATTTTGACAATGGCGCCAGAAACGGCTTATGTCCAAGGAGGCTACGCTAGCTATGGTGGGCCGTGGGGCGCTTATCTGCCTGTGATTCATGCCCTTCGCGATCGAATGAATTATATCCACGTCCAACACTATAATTCCGGAGCGCTAGAAGCATTAGATGGTCGTACGTATCAACAAGGAACGGCTGATTTCCAAGTAGCGATGGCAGAAATGCTATTGAAAGGATTCCCAATCGGCCGTAATCCTAACAACATGTTTCCAGCCTTGAGGGAGAACCAAGTCGCGATCGGGCTGCCTTCTGCTCCAAGTGCTGCCGGGGGAGGGTATACGTCTCCTGCCGATATCCAGAAAGCACTTCAATACTTGGTAAAAGGCACGTCTTTTGGAGGAACGTACAAACTCCAAAATCCAGCTGGTTATCCCCAGTTCCAAGGAGTTATGACCTGGTCTATCAACTGGGATGCTAAAAATAACTATTCGTTTGCCAATCATGTTCGCACTTCGCTTGATTCACTGAGCCAGCAATGA
- a CDS encoding SDR family oxidoreductase, producing MNILVTGATGFLGKKLSHDLLNEGHTLYLLARNEKKASDLLHSFAEKHRARVHILLGDVSKKDLGVSENDRGQLNQKIDALYHIAAYLSFDPAQKPQTYEVNVEGTKNTLQFAEAIGSPRFIYVSTAYTIGTETEGKEALYDPERSFVNNYEETKCLAEHLVFSYSDKMETIIVRPSIIIGDSKTGEADTNFGLYGLLKGLRVLKRRASRTEDWENQKYRILVDVDVNSNLVPVDYVSSVLLAALTHGEHKEIYHATNPVPPTQQLVVDCIKEVLDFPNLVPVPFETDELLTEEEKAFNASMSLFHSYWKRSISFPNDNTRKLLQKVGQSELQMDKEMLIGIMSGFQKQAVLT from the coding sequence ATGAATATCCTTGTAACCGGAGCAACAGGTTTTCTCGGAAAAAAACTATCCCACGATCTATTAAACGAAGGCCATACCCTTTACTTACTCGCTCGAAATGAAAAAAAGGCAAGCGATTTGTTGCATAGCTTTGCCGAAAAACACCGGGCACGAGTACATATTTTACTAGGTGATGTTTCGAAAAAAGACTTGGGCGTCTCTGAAAATGATCGGGGGCAGCTCAACCAGAAAATAGATGCGTTGTACCATATTGCGGCATACCTGTCCTTTGATCCCGCTCAGAAACCGCAGACGTACGAGGTAAACGTAGAGGGAACAAAAAATACGTTACAATTCGCAGAAGCCATTGGCTCCCCCCGCTTTATCTATGTGAGTACGGCTTATACCATCGGCACCGAAACAGAAGGAAAAGAAGCGCTGTACGACCCGGAACGCTCCTTCGTGAACAACTACGAAGAGACAAAATGCTTGGCAGAGCATCTCGTCTTCTCCTACAGCGACAAAATGGAGACCATCATAGTCAGACCGTCGATCATTATCGGTGATTCCAAAACGGGCGAAGCCGATACCAATTTTGGCTTGTATGGATTATTAAAAGGTCTTCGCGTATTGAAAAGAAGAGCGTCCCGAACAGAAGACTGGGAAAATCAAAAGTACCGGATTTTGGTGGATGTCGACGTGAACTCGAACCTCGTTCCCGTTGATTATGTCTCTTCTGTTTTGCTTGCTGCACTTACGCATGGCGAGCATAAGGAAATCTATCACGCTACCAACCCTGTTCCACCTACCCAACAATTGGTGGTCGATTGCATCAAAGAGGTCTTGGATTTTCCGAATTTAGTTCCTGTTCCATTTGAAACAGACGAGCTGCTAACCGAAGAAGAGAAAGCCTTTAATGCCTCTATGAGCTTGTTCCATTCGTATTGGAAGCGGAGTATCTCTTTTCCGAATGACAACACCAGGAAGCTGCTGCAAAAAGTGGGTCAAAGCGAATTGCAGATGGATAAAGAGATGTTGATTGGGATTATGAGTGGGTTTCAGAAGCAGGCTGTGCTTACGTAA
- the sstT gene encoding serine/threonine transporter SstT yields MKSILTKVNQVSLVKQIIVGLIIGIILAVTIPEVAKPVAVFGSLFVSALKAIAPVLVLFLVMSAIAQHKSGHQTNMKFIIVLYLLGTFLAGAVAVIASFIFPVGLTLVEGAKDVTPPGGVVEVLKTLLLNVVDNPVNAIVKANYIGILAWAVLIGLALRNAADTTKTMISNFSDAVSKLVGWVIKLAPLGIMGLVFESITTNGLDALVGYAKLLAVLIGCMLFVALVVNPILVYAAIRQNPYPLVFKCIKESGITAFFTRSSASNIPVNMKLCESLGLNKDSYSVSIPLGATINMAGAAVTISVLTLAAVHTLGIQVDIPTAIILSIVSAICACGASGVAGGSLLLIPLACSLFGIPNEVAMQVVGVGFIIGVLQDSFETSLNSSSDVLFTAAAEFKEWRKEGKKINISKAA; encoded by the coding sequence ATGAAAAGTATACTGACGAAGGTAAATCAAGTAAGTCTGGTAAAGCAAATCATTGTAGGTTTGATTATTGGTATTATCCTGGCTGTAACGATTCCCGAAGTAGCAAAACCCGTAGCAGTTTTCGGTTCTTTATTTGTAAGCGCTTTGAAAGCGATTGCACCTGTGTTGGTACTCTTTTTGGTTATGTCAGCCATTGCTCAACATAAAAGTGGGCACCAAACGAATATGAAATTTATCATTGTCTTATATCTTTTAGGAACCTTTTTAGCTGGGGCAGTCGCCGTTATTGCAAGCTTTATATTCCCTGTAGGCTTAACACTTGTAGAGGGAGCTAAGGATGTGACGCCTCCTGGCGGTGTTGTAGAGGTTCTCAAGACATTGCTGCTAAATGTGGTTGATAACCCGGTTAATGCAATTGTTAAAGCGAACTATATCGGTATTTTAGCTTGGGCAGTACTTATTGGTTTGGCTTTACGAAATGCCGCTGATACGACAAAAACGATGATTAGCAATTTTTCGGATGCGGTATCGAAATTGGTTGGTTGGGTAATTAAGCTTGCACCATTAGGAATCATGGGACTAGTATTTGAGTCTATTACTACAAATGGACTTGATGCGTTAGTAGGCTATGCGAAATTACTTGCTGTTCTGATTGGTTGCATGCTCTTTGTGGCACTGGTTGTCAATCCAATCCTTGTGTATGCAGCTATACGACAAAACCCTTACCCGCTTGTTTTCAAGTGTATAAAGGAAAGCGGCATTACAGCATTCTTTACACGAAGCTCAGCTTCAAATATTCCTGTAAATATGAAATTATGTGAAAGTCTGGGTTTGAATAAAGATAGTTATTCGGTCTCGATACCATTAGGGGCTACTATTAATATGGCTGGTGCAGCTGTCACGATTTCTGTTTTGACCCTTGCAGCGGTTCATACACTTGGTATTCAAGTGGATATCCCTACCGCTATCATCCTTAGCATAGTATCAGCTATATGTGCATGCGGTGCATCAGGGGTGGCTGGTGGATCTTTATTACTGATTCCTCTAGCATGTAGCCTATTCGGTATTCCAAATGAAGTTGCGATGCAGGTAGTCGGAGTCGGCTTTATTATTGGAGTGTTACAAGACTCTTTTGAAACGTCACTTAACTCCTCTTCAGACGTTCTTTTCACAGCAGCAGCTGAGTTTAAAGAATGGCGAAAAGAAGGAAAGAAAATAAATATCTCCAAAGCAGCATAG